One window from the genome of Erwinia sorbitola encodes:
- a CDS encoding glutathionylspermidine synthase family protein, which yields MKRIAIAERPNWREKATEYGFHFHTMHGEPYWCEDAYYQFTLQQIESLEDVTSELHQMCLQVVEQVVNSEELLTKFRIPKHTWDFVRESWKSGQPSLYSRMDLAWDGHSPAKLLENNADTPTSLYEAAFFQWLWLEDQLNAGQLPVGSDQFNSLQEKLIERFGELHQQHGFSWLHFACCRDTDEDRGTVQYLQDCATEAGLPSEFLYMDEIGLGEKGQFTDVHDQVIGNLFKLYPWEFMLREMFSTKLADAGVRWLEPGWKSIISNKALLPLLWKMFPNHPNLLPAYFAEDNVPHMDKYVVKPLFSREGANIRIVENGQEIARVDGPYGEEGMIVQQFHPLPKFGDSYTLIGSWLINDQPAGIGLREDRDLITQDLSRFYPHAFIE from the coding sequence ATGAAGCGTATTGCCATTGCAGAACGCCCTAACTGGCGGGAAAAAGCGACGGAATATGGTTTTCACTTTCACACCATGCACGGGGAACCGTACTGGTGTGAAGATGCTTATTACCAGTTTACGTTGCAACAGATTGAATCTCTGGAAGATGTGACCAGCGAGCTGCACCAGATGTGTTTGCAGGTGGTGGAGCAGGTGGTTAATAGCGAAGAGCTGTTAACCAAATTCCGCATTCCCAAACATACCTGGGATTTTGTTCGCGAGTCGTGGAAGAGCGGGCAACCGTCGCTATATTCCAGAATGGATCTCGCCTGGGACGGGCACTCACCGGCCAAACTCCTGGAGAATAACGCAGATACCCCGACCTCACTTTATGAGGCCGCGTTTTTCCAGTGGCTGTGGTTGGAAGATCAGCTTAACGCCGGTCAGCTTCCTGTTGGCAGTGACCAGTTTAACAGTCTGCAAGAAAAGCTGATCGAACGCTTTGGCGAACTGCATCAGCAGCACGGTTTTAGCTGGCTCCATTTTGCCTGCTGCCGTGATACCGATGAAGATCGTGGCACCGTACAGTATTTGCAGGATTGCGCGACGGAAGCGGGTCTGCCGAGTGAATTCCTCTATATGGATGAGATCGGCCTCGGTGAGAAAGGACAGTTTACCGACGTTCACGACCAGGTGATTGGTAATTTGTTTAAGCTTTATCCGTGGGAGTTTATGCTGCGCGAAATGTTTTCCACCAAGCTGGCTGATGCTGGTGTTCGCTGGCTGGAGCCGGGCTGGAAAAGCATTATTTCTAATAAAGCGCTGCTGCCGCTGCTGTGGAAAATGTTCCCGAATCACCCCAACCTTCTTCCCGCTTATTTCGCAGAAGATAACGTACCCCACATGGACAAATATGTGGTTAAGCCGCTGTTTTCACGCGAAGGTGCCAATATTCGTATCGTAGAAAACGGTCAGGAGATTGCGCGCGTCGACGGGCCGTACGGCGAAGAAGGGATGATTGTGCAGCAGTTCCATCCTCTGCCGAAATTCGGCGACAGCTATACGCTGATCGGATCCTGGTTGATCAACGATCAGCCTGCGGGTATCGGCCTGCGTGAAGATCGCGATTTGATCACCCAGGATCTGTCACGCTTCTATCCGCATGCGTTTATCGAATAA
- the ygiD gene encoding 4,5-DOPA dioxygenase extradiol: MSHTRMPALFLGHGSPMNVLEENIWTETWRELGKTLPRPKAIIAVSAHWYTRGTAVTAMEKPRTIHDFGGFPQALFDTQYPAPGSPELARQVVEALAPVEVNLDQEWGFDHGSWGVLIKMYPDADIPVVQLSIDGTKPAAYHFELGRKLAALRDQGIMIVASGNVVHNLRMVRWQGEAQAYPWADAFNQYVRDNLSWEGADEQHPLVNFMQHEGAALSNPTPEHYLPLLYVLGARTEGEAISVPVDGVVMGSLSMLSVQVG, encoded by the coding sequence ATGAGCCACACACGTATGCCGGCACTTTTCCTTGGCCACGGCAGCCCGATGAATGTTCTGGAAGAAAATATCTGGACTGAAACCTGGCGCGAATTGGGTAAAACTTTACCTCGTCCGAAAGCGATTATTGCAGTTTCTGCACACTGGTACACTCGTGGAACCGCAGTAACGGCGATGGAAAAACCACGCACCATCCATGATTTTGGTGGGTTCCCGCAGGCACTATTTGATACCCAATACCCGGCCCCAGGCTCCCCGGAGCTGGCACGTCAGGTGGTGGAAGCGCTCGCGCCGGTAGAGGTCAACCTTGATCAGGAGTGGGGATTCGACCACGGTTCATGGGGCGTATTAATTAAAATGTACCCGGATGCAGATATCCCTGTAGTGCAACTGAGCATAGATGGCACTAAGCCTGCGGCTTACCATTTTGAACTGGGCCGTAAGCTGGCTGCGCTGCGTGATCAGGGCATTATGATTGTTGCCAGCGGTAACGTAGTGCATAACCTGCGTATGGTGCGCTGGCAGGGCGAAGCACAGGCCTATCCGTGGGCGGATGCCTTCAACCAGTACGTTCGCGACAATCTCAGCTGGGAAGGGGCTGATGAGCAGCATCCGCTGGTAAACTTTATGCAGCACGAAGGCGCAGCGCTGTCGAACCCAACGCCGGAGCATTACCTGCCGCTGCTGTATGTGCTGGGGGCGCGTACTGAAGGTGAAGCCATCTCTGTCCCAGTAGATGGGGTGGTGATGGGATCATTAAGTATGTTGTCGGTGCAGGTGGGATAA
- the ribB gene encoding 3,4-dihydroxy-2-butanone-4-phosphate synthase, translating into MNQSLLSEFGTPEQRVTRAIEALREGRGVMVLDDEDRENEGDMVFAAETMTVEQMALTIRHGSGIVCLCLTEERLKQLDLPMMVENNTSSYGTGFTVTIEAAKGVTTGVSASDRLTTIRAAIADNAKPEDLNRPGHVFPLRARAGGVLTRGGHTEATIDLVSLAGFKPAGVLCELTNDDGSMAHAPEVVVFAKQHNMPVVTIEDLVAYRRNR; encoded by the coding sequence ATGAATCAGTCGCTACTTTCTGAATTTGGCACGCCTGAACAGCGTGTTACCCGTGCCATCGAGGCACTGCGCGAAGGCCGCGGTGTGATGGTTTTAGATGATGAAGATCGTGAAAACGAAGGTGATATGGTCTTCGCCGCCGAAACCATGACCGTTGAACAGATGGCTCTGACCATTCGCCACGGCAGCGGTATTGTCTGCCTGTGTCTGACGGAAGAACGTCTTAAGCAGCTGGATCTGCCAATGATGGTGGAGAACAACACCAGCTCTTACGGCACCGGTTTTACCGTGACTATCGAAGCCGCTAAAGGCGTCACCACCGGTGTTTCCGCCAGTGACCGCCTCACCACCATCCGCGCCGCCATTGCCGATAATGCAAAGCCAGAAGATCTTAATCGCCCGGGGCACGTATTCCCGCTGCGCGCCCGCGCCGGTGGCGTACTGACCCGTGGTGGTCACACCGAAGCCACCATTGATCTGGTTAGCCTGGCAGGATTTAAGCCAGCAGGAGTGTTATGTGAGCTGACGAACGATGACGGCTCAATGGCGCATGCACCGGAAGTGGTGGTGTTTGCAAAACAGCACAACATGCCGGTAGTGACTATCGAAGATCTGGTGGCTTACCGCCGTAATCGCTAA
- a CDS encoding DUF1190 family protein — translation MKRTKQINHASFRKSWSARHLTPVALAVSAVFMLAACEQADETVSMYQNADDCSTANPGKSEQCTTAFNKAKEEAVKTAPKYASREDCVAEFGEGQCQQAPAQAGVGTTNAESQSSGSFWMPLMAGYMMGRMMGGGMGAQQPLFTSRAPGSPANGKFVDASGKSYGAATPGRTMTVPKTALAPKPATTSTVTRGGFGETVAKQTSMQRSSASGTSRSMGG, via the coding sequence ATGAAACGGACTAAACAAATTAATCATGCCTCCTTTCGCAAAAGCTGGAGCGCACGTCATTTAACGCCAGTAGCACTGGCGGTAAGTGCAGTATTTATGCTGGCCGCATGTGAACAGGCCGATGAAACGGTATCGATGTATCAGAATGCTGATGACTGTTCTACAGCCAACCCAGGCAAGAGCGAACAGTGCACCACGGCGTTTAACAAGGCCAAAGAAGAGGCGGTTAAAACGGCACCTAAATACGCCAGCCGTGAAGATTGTGTAGCCGAGTTCGGCGAAGGTCAGTGTCAGCAGGCCCCGGCCCAGGCTGGCGTAGGCACCACCAATGCAGAATCGCAGTCAAGCGGCAGCTTCTGGATGCCACTGATGGCGGGTTACATGATGGGCCGTATGATGGGTGGCGGTATGGGCGCGCAGCAGCCGCTGTTTACCTCTCGTGCACCTGGCAGCCCGGCAAACGGTAAGTTTGTTGATGCCAGCGGCAAGAGCTACGGTGCAGCAACCCCGGGCCGTACCATGACCGTTCCTAAAACTGCCCTCGCACCGAAACCGGCCACCACCAGCACCGTTACGCGCGGTGGATTTGGTGAGACCGTTGCTAAACAAACATCCATGCAGCGCAGCAGTGCCTCTGGCACCAGCCGCAGCATGGGGGGCTAA
- the ubiK gene encoding ubiquinone biosynthesis accessory factor UbiK yields MLDPKKIEQLARQVHESMPKGIREFGDDVEKKIRQTLQAQLTRLDVVNREEFDVQTQVLLRTREKLAALEQRLIELESRAAPAPVPVVSDVKPAGSDEKNAD; encoded by the coding sequence ATGCTTGACCCAAAAAAAATTGAACAACTGGCCCGTCAGGTTCACGAATCTATGCCGAAAGGCATTCGTGAGTTTGGTGATGATGTGGAGAAGAAAATTCGTCAGACATTACAGGCACAGCTGACACGTCTGGATGTGGTTAACCGCGAAGAGTTTGATGTACAGACTCAGGTACTGCTGCGTACCCGCGAAAAACTCGCTGCACTGGAACAGCGCCTGATTGAACTGGAAAGTCGTGCTGCGCCAGCCCCAGTCCCTGTTGTAAGCGACGTAAAACCTGCTGGCAGCGACGAAAAAAACGCAGACTAA
- the hldE gene encoding bifunctional D-glycero-beta-D-manno-heptose-7-phosphate kinase/D-glycero-beta-D-manno-heptose 1-phosphate adenylyltransferase HldE encodes MKITLPNFTRSGVLVVGDVMLDRYWHGPTSRISPEAPVPVVKVEHVEERPGGAANVAMNIAALGAASRLVGLTGVDDAARALSASLTGVNVQCDFVAVPTHPTITKLRVLSRNQQLLRLDFEEGFDGVDPTPMHDRIQQSLPTIGALVLSDYAKGALASVETMIALARKAGVPVLVDPKGTDFGRYHGATLLTPNLSEFEAVVGKCKTEEEIVERGMALMEQHALSALLVTRSEHGMTLLQPGKAPFHMPTQAQEVFDVTGAGDTVIGVLAAALAAGNTLEESCFLANAAAGVVVGKLGTSTVSPVELENAVRARPESGFGVMDEAQLIAEVAKARQRGEKVVMTNGVFDILHAGHVSYLANARKLGDRLIVAVNSDASTRRLKGETRPVNPLINRMIVLGALEAVDWVIGFEEDTPQRLIAEVLPDLLVKGGDYKPEDIAGSKEVWANGGDVRVLNFEDGISTSNIIKTIISGSGKN; translated from the coding sequence ATGAAAATTACACTACCCAATTTTACGCGCTCGGGTGTGCTGGTGGTGGGCGATGTGATGCTGGATCGCTACTGGCACGGCCCAACCAGCCGTATTTCACCTGAGGCCCCGGTGCCGGTGGTGAAAGTTGAACACGTGGAAGAGCGCCCGGGCGGCGCGGCCAACGTGGCTATGAACATCGCTGCCCTTGGTGCTGCCTCGCGCCTGGTCGGCTTAACCGGTGTTGATGATGCGGCGCGGGCGCTTAGTGCGTCCCTGACCGGAGTAAACGTTCAGTGTGATTTCGTCGCTGTTCCTACTCATCCCACTATCACTAAGCTGCGGGTACTTTCCCGTAACCAGCAGCTGCTCCGCCTTGATTTTGAAGAGGGCTTTGACGGGGTCGATCCTACGCCGATGCATGATCGCATTCAGCAGTCGCTGCCGACTATCGGTGCGCTGGTACTGTCTGACTATGCTAAAGGCGCGCTGGCAAGCGTGGAAACCATGATTGCCCTGGCACGTAAAGCGGGTGTACCGGTGCTGGTGGATCCAAAAGGAACCGATTTCGGTCGCTACCACGGGGCTACGCTGCTGACGCCAAACCTGTCTGAGTTTGAAGCTGTGGTAGGTAAGTGTAAAACTGAAGAAGAGATTGTTGAACGCGGTATGGCACTGATGGAACAGCATGCGCTCTCTGCACTGCTGGTGACCCGTTCAGAACATGGTATGACCCTGTTGCAGCCGGGTAAGGCACCGTTCCATATGCCAACTCAGGCGCAGGAAGTGTTCGATGTGACAGGGGCAGGAGATACCGTTATCGGCGTACTGGCGGCCGCGCTGGCAGCAGGGAACACGCTGGAAGAGAGCTGTTTCCTCGCGAATGCAGCGGCGGGCGTAGTGGTTGGTAAGCTTGGTACCTCGACCGTGTCCCCGGTGGAGTTGGAAAACGCCGTGCGGGCGCGTCCTGAATCCGGTTTCGGCGTAATGGACGAAGCTCAACTGATTGCTGAAGTGGCGAAAGCCCGCCAGCGCGGTGAGAAAGTGGTTATGACTAACGGCGTATTCGATATTCTGCATGCGGGGCATGTCTCTTACCTGGCCAATGCTCGTAAGCTGGGCGACCGTCTGATTGTTGCCGTGAATAGCGATGCCTCAACCCGACGGTTGAAAGGGGAAACCCGTCCGGTAAATCCACTGATCAACCGCATGATCGTGCTGGGTGCGCTGGAAGCTGTGGACTGGGTAATTGGTTTTGAAGAGGACACACCGCAGCGTCTGATAGCGGAAGTGCTGCCCGATCTGCTGGTCAAAGGCGGTGACTACAAGCCGGAAGATATTGCGGGAAGTAAAGAGGTGTGGGCCAACGGCGGAGACGTGCGGGTACTCAACTTCGAAGACGGTATTTCTACCAGTAATATCATTAAAACGATAATTTCTGGCAGCGGGAAAAACTAA
- the glnE gene encoding bifunctional [glutamate--ammonia ligase]-adenylyl-L-tyrosine phosphorylase/[glutamate--ammonia-ligase] adenylyltransferase, whose product MVSSLTQPLPVAMQEQIALLNPLFSEASARQQAVLVFSDFISDNLAKFPAWWQQIQQQPPLPDEWRHYAEWLQEQLASVQDENALMHELRLFRRHMLTRIAWMQTLATSDTQQSLRQLSELAEILIVAARDWLWHACCRDFGTPMNAAGEPQPLLILGMGKLGGGELNFSSDIDLIFTWPENGTTRGGRRELDNAQFFTRLGQRLIKVLDQPTVDGFVYRVDMRLRPFGDSGPLVLSFAALEDYYQEQGRDWERYAMVKARLMGDDNDRWSEELRQMLRPFVFRRYIDFSVIQSLRNMKSMIAREVRRRGLTDNIKLGAGGIRETEFIVQVFQLIRGGRERSLQLRSLLPTLDAIGQLNLLSTEQVQQLQGAYLFLRRLENLLQSINDEQTQTLPAGELDRARLAWAMGFADWFALHLELDRHMLAVRTIFNDLIGDDAPENGDNREAGEYGVLWQDQLEEAELEPLVPHLTREARQQLLRTITEFRQDVDKRTIGPRGRQALDQLMPRLLSEVVPREDAPVTLSRLTPLLLGVVTRSTYLELLTEFHGALKHLIRLCAASPMVASQLARHPLLLDELLDPATLYQPTATDAYRDELRQYLLRIPEEDEEQQLEALRQFKQAQHLRIAAADIAKTLPVMKVSDHLTWLAEAMIESVVQQAWNLMVQRYGRPSHLTGDSERGFSVVGYGKLGGWELGYSSDLDLVFLHDCPSEAVTLGERSIDGRQFYLRLAQRVMHLFSTRTSSGILYEVDARLRPSGSAGMLVSTLDAFDDYQRNEAWTWEHQALVRARIVYGDAALSQRFDQIRRGILSLPRDADALKKEVREMREKMRAHLGNKHKGRWDIKADEGGITDIEFITQYLVLRYAAQEPMLTRWSDNVRILELLANSGKMEQEEAVALTHAYVTLRDALHHLALQELPGHVEESAYAAEKAVVNASWQAWLGA is encoded by the coding sequence ATGGTGTCATCATTAACTCAGCCGCTGCCGGTAGCGATGCAGGAGCAGATAGCGCTGCTTAACCCGCTATTTAGCGAAGCGTCTGCCCGGCAGCAGGCGGTGCTGGTGTTTAGCGATTTTATCAGTGATAACCTGGCAAAATTTCCCGCATGGTGGCAGCAGATTCAGCAACAGCCCCCTCTTCCGGATGAATGGCGTCACTACGCTGAATGGTTACAGGAGCAGCTCGCTTCAGTTCAGGATGAAAACGCGCTGATGCATGAACTGCGCCTTTTCCGTCGGCATATGCTGACGCGTATCGCCTGGATGCAAACGCTGGCAACCAGCGATACGCAACAGTCCCTGCGGCAGCTCAGTGAACTGGCGGAAATCCTGATTGTTGCAGCCCGCGACTGGTTATGGCATGCCTGCTGCCGTGATTTTGGCACCCCGATGAATGCTGCCGGAGAGCCGCAGCCTCTGCTAATCCTCGGCATGGGGAAATTGGGCGGCGGCGAGCTGAATTTCTCCTCTGATATTGACCTGATTTTTACCTGGCCGGAAAACGGCACGACGCGCGGCGGCAGGCGTGAGCTGGATAATGCCCAGTTCTTTACCCGTCTTGGTCAACGCCTCATTAAAGTGCTGGATCAACCGACTGTTGATGGCTTTGTGTACCGCGTCGATATGCGCCTGCGTCCGTTTGGCGACAGCGGGCCGCTGGTGTTGAGTTTTGCTGCGCTGGAAGATTATTACCAGGAGCAGGGACGCGACTGGGAACGCTACGCGATGGTCAAGGCGCGCCTGATGGGTGATGACAATGATCGCTGGAGCGAGGAGTTGCGCCAGATGCTGCGGCCGTTTGTTTTCCGTCGCTATATCGACTTCAGCGTGATCCAGTCACTACGAAATATGAAAAGCATGATCGCCCGTGAGGTCCGGCGGCGCGGGCTGACGGATAACATCAAACTCGGCGCGGGCGGGATCCGCGAAACGGAGTTTATCGTCCAGGTGTTCCAGCTTATCCGTGGCGGCCGCGAGCGCTCGTTACAGCTGCGCTCTCTGTTGCCAACGCTGGATGCTATTGGGCAGCTTAATCTGTTATCAACTGAGCAGGTGCAGCAGTTGCAGGGGGCCTATCTGTTCCTGCGCCGCCTGGAAAACCTGCTGCAAAGCATCAACGATGAGCAGACGCAGACGCTGCCGGCAGGTGAACTGGATCGTGCGCGTCTCGCGTGGGCTATGGGCTTTGCAGACTGGTTCGCGCTGCATCTGGAGCTTGACCGGCATATGCTGGCGGTGCGTACCATATTCAACGATTTGATCGGTGATGATGCTCCAGAAAACGGCGATAACCGTGAAGCCGGTGAATATGGCGTGCTGTGGCAGGATCAGCTGGAAGAGGCCGAGCTGGAACCTCTGGTTCCCCATTTGACCCGTGAAGCGCGACAGCAGCTGCTGCGTACTATCACCGAATTCCGTCAGGATGTTGATAAACGCACCATTGGGCCACGCGGTCGCCAGGCACTGGATCAACTGATGCCAAGGTTGCTGAGTGAAGTAGTACCGCGTGAGGATGCTCCGGTTACCCTGAGCCGTCTGACACCGCTGCTGCTTGGCGTAGTGACGCGCAGTACCTATCTTGAACTGCTGACCGAATTCCACGGCGCACTGAAGCATTTAATCCGCCTGTGCGCCGCATCACCAATGGTTGCCAGCCAGCTGGCGCGACATCCGCTGCTGCTGGATGAACTGCTCGATCCCGCTACGTTGTATCAGCCTACCGCGACCGATGCCTATCGTGATGAGCTGCGCCAGTATCTGCTGCGTATTCCTGAAGAAGACGAAGAGCAGCAGCTCGAAGCATTGCGCCAGTTTAAACAGGCCCAGCATCTGCGTATTGCCGCGGCAGATATCGCCAAAACCCTGCCGGTGATGAAGGTGAGCGATCACCTCACCTGGCTGGCAGAAGCCATGATTGAGTCTGTGGTGCAGCAGGCGTGGAATCTGATGGTGCAGCGCTACGGTCGTCCCTCCCATCTGACTGGTGACAGCGAGCGCGGTTTCTCAGTGGTCGGCTATGGCAAACTCGGGGGCTGGGAGCTGGGCTACAGTTCAGATCTCGATCTGGTATTCCTGCATGACTGCCCGTCAGAAGCGGTGACGCTGGGCGAGCGCAGCATCGACGGGCGTCAGTTCTATTTGCGTCTGGCGCAGCGCGTAATGCACCTGTTCAGCACCCGGACTTCTTCCGGTATCCTCTACGAAGTGGATGCTCGTCTGCGCCCTTCAGGATCTGCGGGCATGCTGGTCAGCACCCTGGATGCCTTTGACGACTATCAGCGTAATGAAGCATGGACCTGGGAACATCAGGCGCTGGTTCGTGCGCGTATCGTGTATGGCGATGCCGCCCTGAGCCAGCGTTTTGACCAGATACGGCGTGGAATTCTGTCGTTACCGCGTGACGCCGATGCGCTGAAAAAGGAAGTGCGCGAAATGCGTGAGAAAATGCGCGCACACCTCGGTAACAAGCACAAAGGGCGCTGGGATATCAAAGCTGATGAAGGCGGGATTACTGATATTGAATTTATTACCCAGTATCTGGTGCTGCGATATGCCGCTCAGGAGCCGATGCTGACCCGCTGGTCTGATAATGTGCGCATTCTTGAACTGCTGGCAAACAGCGGAAAAATGGAGCAGGAAGAGGCAGTGGCGTTGACCCACGCTTATGTCACGCTGCGCGATGCGTTACATCATCTGGCATTACAAGAGCTGCCTGGCCATGTGGAAGAGAGCGCCTATGCTGCTGAGAAAGCCGTGGTTAATGCCAGCTGGCAGGCATGGCTGGGTGCCTGA